A stretch of Episyrphus balteatus chromosome 2, idEpiBalt1.1, whole genome shotgun sequence DNA encodes these proteins:
- the LOC129909592 gene encoding spore coat protein SP85-like: protein MYLRNNIFIVLLAFFVGLTVIEGVQVFTGIQSTKPSWIQGSKNPHLQPQYPTQPIPEYPSEYPSEYTPYYPPQYTPPYPTQGRPQNPPQQKPTFTTPTKPQQSTPSQPPPPPPIQHQHPVHHHNQILNPSIKPTPSSASYPIPALEQYNHRFPDGSYEFRYELPDETVRYERGYFIQFHHKKSIVVRGYYSYRLPGAGYLTVFYTADQYGYRQDSYGITPQRPQLPRSLGERRILDGEESLKSESSINDNKL, encoded by the exons ATGTATCtcagaaataatattttcattgttCTTTTGGCCTTTTTTGTTGGTCTTACCGTGATTGAAGGGGTTCAAGTTTTCACTGGAATTCAAAGCACCAAGCCATCATGGATACAAGGCAGTAAAAATCCCCATCTTCAACCTCAGTATCCAACTCAACCGATACCAGAATATCCATCGGAATATCCATCAGAATACACGCCATACTACCCACCTCAATACACACCGCCATATCCAACACAGGGTAGACCTCAGAATCCACCGCAACAGAAACCAACATTTACAACCCCGACTAAGCCTCAACAATCAACGCCTTCACAGCCACCGCCACCGCCGCCAATTCAACATCAACATCCAGTCCATCATCATAATCAAATATTAAATCCGTCCATAAAACCAACCCCGTCGTCAGCGTCGTATCCGATCCCAGCTTTGGAACAGTACAACCATAGATTTCCCGATGGCAGTTACGAATTtag aTATGAACTTCCCGACGAAACCGTTCGCTATGAAAGAGGTTATTTCATCCAATTCCATCACAAGAAAAGCATAGTCGTGAGAGGATATTACTCTTATAGGCTTCCTGGAGCAGGCTATTTGACTGTGTTTTACACAGCCGATCAATATGGATATCGACAAGATTCAT atGGAATAACACCACAACGACCTCAATTGCCACGTTCTTTGGGTGAGAGGAGAATATTAGATGGTGAAGAGTCATTAAAAAGCGAATCGAGTATCAATGAtaacaaattataa
- the LOC129912119 gene encoding endocuticle structural glycoprotein SgAbd-1, with amino-acid sequence MDKRICIILLCVMQMALSVTARSISKHSTLPTTKPTINPYRPAAIHQTDPDRQDYRNQPRIIEQFNHRNPDGSYEFRYELSDGNTRYERGYFLNRNNTPSLVVTGYYAYRLDDGRYTTVFYNADHNGYRQQASTTSQGWPDLPRTIDVQDQELVQNVVSSQPILRKKEDQKYNRQKY; translated from the exons atGGATAAAAGgatttgtattattttactCTGCGTGATGCAAATGGCACTAAGTGTTACGGCACGTTCAATCTCAAAGCATTCAACATTGCCGACGACGAAACCCACAATTAACCCTTATAGACCCGCTGCAATCCATCAGACAGATCCTGATCGACAAGATTACCGCAATCAACCGAGGATAATTGAGCAATTCAATCATAGGAATCCTGACGGCAGTTACGAGTTCAG ATATGAGCTGAGTGATGGCAACACACGCTACGAACGTGGATACTTTTTGAATCGCAATAACACTCCGAGCTTAGTTGTTACCGGTTACTATGCCTATCGTTTGGATGATGGAAGATACACGACTGTTTTTTATAATGCCGATCACAATGGTTACCGACAACAGGCTT CTACAACCTCACAAGGATGGCCAGACCTCCCAAGGACGATTGATGTTCAAGACCAAGAACTTGTGCAAAATGTTGTGAGTTCTCAGCCAATTTTGAGGAAGAAAGAAGATCAAAAATATAACAGACAGAAATATTAA